The following proteins come from a genomic window of Henningerozyma blattae CBS 6284 chromosome 4, complete genome:
- the UBA1 gene encoding E1 ubiquitin-activating protein UBA1 (similar to Saccharomyces cerevisiae UBA1 (YKL210W); ancestral locus Anc_1.528), whose product MSNKEGEIDEGLYSRQLYVLGKEAMLKMQHSNVLIIGLKGLGIEIAKNVALGGVKSLSIYDPTPIVIQDLSSQFFLNESDIGKQRDQVSRDKLAELNGYVPIKVVESLADHSKLSEFQVIVTTDTMSLEEKIKLNEFCHQNNIKFISTETRGLFGNLFVDFGKEFTVIDPTGEEPRTGIVSDIEEDGTVTMLDDNRHGLEDGKYVKFSEVQGLEKLNDGTLFKVEVLGPFAFRIGSVKQYGKYIKGGIFTEVKVPQKISYRTFRENLTEPEYTYSDFAKFDRSSQLHLGFQALHQFQVKHQGQLPRPMNKGDANELVKLVTDLAVQQTSILGEGVEVNEKIITELSYQARGDIPGMVAFFGGLAAQEVMKACSGKFTPLKQIMYFDSLESLPDSKQFPRTESTTKPICSRYDNQIAVFGQDFQKKIANSKVFLVGSGAIGCEMLKNWALIGLGSGEKGHIVVTDNDSIEKSNLNRQFLFRPKNVGGNKSEVAAAAVIAMNPDLQGKITAKIDKVGPETENTFDDAFWSNLDFVTNALDNIDARTYVDRRCVFFRKPLLESGTLGTKGNTQVVIPNLTESYSSSRDPPEKSIPLCTLRSFPNKIDHTIAWAKSLFQGYFTDAPENVNMYLTDPNFIEQTMKQSGDVKGILESISDSVTKKPTNFDDCIEWARLEFEKKFNHDIKQLLYNFPPDAKTSSGEPFWSGPKRAPTPLTFDINNEDHFHFVVGAANLRAFNYGLEGDVTAPNKSHYESVISSLMVPEFSANVNLKIQVNDEDPDPNAGNVPDDLDSLAASLPKPTTLKGLSLQPVEFEKDDDTNHHIEFISSCSNCRAQNYFIETVDRAKTKFIAGRIIPAIATTTSLVTGLVLLELCKVIDAKTDIEQYKNGFVNLALPFFGFSEPIASAKGKYNDKEYDRIWDRFDINGNPTLSDIIKYFETEESLEISMLSYGVSLLYASFFPPKKLKERMNLTMKELVKLVTKKEIPSHVSTMILEICADDKEGEDVEVPYIVVHL is encoded by the coding sequence ATGAGCAATAAAGAAGGTGAGATTGATGAAGGTCTCTATTCACGTCAATTATACGTCTTAGGTAAAGAGGCTATGCTTAAAATGCAGCATTCTAATGTTTTAATCATTGGTCTAAAAGGTTTAGGTATCGAAATCGCTAAGAATGTCGCTTTAGGTGGTGTTAAATCATTATCTATATACGATCCAACTCCTATTGTCATTCAAGATCTTTCTTctcaatttttcttgaatgAAAGTGATATTGGTAAACAAAGAGATCAAGTATCAAGAGATAAATTAGCAGAATTGAATGGTTATGTTCCAATTAAAGTAGTTGAATCACTAGCTGATCATTCTAAATTGTCTGAATTTCAAGTCATAGTTACAACTGATACCATGAGCttggaagaaaaaattaaattgaatGAATTCTGTCaccaaaataatattaaatttatctcTACAGAAACCAGAGGTTTATTTGGTAATTTGTTTGTTGATTTTGGTAAAGAATTTACAGTTATAGATCCAACCGGTGAAGAACCACGTACTGGTATTGTTTCggatattgaagaagatggtACTGTCACAATGCTAGATGATAATAGACATGGTTTAGAAGATGGTAAATATGTGAAATTCAGTGAAGTTCAAggtttagaaaaattaaatgacggtactttatttaaagtCGAAGTCTTGGGCCCTTTTGCCTTCCGTATTGGTTCTGTTAAGCAATATggtaaatatattaaaggCGGTATCTTTACTGAAGTTAAAGTTCCCCAAAAGATTTCTTATAGAACTTTTAGGGAGAATTTAACCGAACCTGAGTACACTTACTCAGATTTTGCTAAATTTGATAGATCTAGTCAATTACATTTAGGTTTCCAAGCTTTACATCAATTTCAAGTGAAGCATCAAGGCCAATTACCAAGACCAATGAATAAAGGAGATGCTAACGAATTGGTTAAATTAGTGACTGATTTAGCTGTTCAACAAACTTCTATACTTGGTGAAGGCGTTGAAGTCAacgaaaaaataattacaGAGTTATCTTATCAGGCAAGAGGTGATATTCCAGGGATGGTTGCTTTCTTTGGTGGTTTGGCTGCCCAAGAAGTTATGAAAGCCTGTTCTGGTAAGTTTACCCcattaaaacaaattatgTACTTTGATTCATTAGAATCTTTACCTGACTCGAAACAATTTCCAAGAACCGAATCTACAACAAAACCAATATGCAGTCGTTATGATAACCAAATTGCTGTCTTTGGTCAAGATTTCCAGAAAAAGATCGCTAACTCAAAAGTTTTTTTGGTCGGTTCAGGTGCCATTGGTTGTGAAATGTTGAAAAACTGGGCTTTGATTGGGTTAGGTTCAGGTGAAAAAGGTCATATAGTTGTTACAGATAATGATTCCATCGAAAAATCTAATTTAAACCGTCAATTCTTATTTAGACCAAAAAATGTTGGTGGTAATAAATCAGAAgttgctgctgctgctgtgATTGCTATGAACCCAGATTTACAAGGCAAAATAACTGCCAAGATCGATAAAGTTGGCCCTGAGACTGAAAATACTTTCGACGATGCATTCTGGTCGAATTTAGATTTTGTCACTAACGCTttagataatattgatGCACGTACTTATGTTGATCGTAGATGTGTCTTTTTCAGAAAGCCATTATTAGAATCTGGTACTTTGGGTACTAAGGGTAACACTCAAGTTGTTATTCCAAATCTAACAGAATCTTACTCTTCCTCCAGAGATCCACCTGAAAAGTCTATTCCATTATGTACTTTACGTTCTTTCCCTAATAAGATTGATCATACTATTGCTTGGGCTAAGTCTTTATTCCAAGGTTATTTTACTGACGCACCAGAAAATGTTAACATGTATTTAACTGATccaaattttattgaacAAACTATGAAACAGAGTGGTGATGTTAAAGGAATCTTAGAATCTATTTCTGATTCCGTAACTAAGAAGCCAACTAATTTTGATGACTGTATTGAATGGGCAAgattagaatttgaaaagaagTTCAACCATGatattaaacaattattatacAATTTCCCACCTGATGCCAAAACATCATCTGGTGAACCATTTTGGTCTGGTCCAAAACGTGCGCCAACACCATTGACttttgatataaataatgaagatcATTTCCATTTTGTTGTTGGTGCTGCTAATTTACGTGCATTCAATTACGGATTGGAAGGTGACGTTACTGCACCAAATAAATCGCATTATGAATCGGTCATTAGCTCTTTGATGGTTCCAGAATTTTCAGCCAATgttaatttaaagattcaaGTTAACGATGAAGATCCAGATCCAAACGCTGGTAATGTTCCAGACGATTTGGACTCATTAGCTGCTTCTTTACCAAAGCCTACAACTTTGAAGGGTTTATCATTACAACCAGTTGAATTCGAAAAAGATGATGACACTAACCATcatattgaatttatttcatcATGCTCAAATTGTAGAGCACAAAactattttattgaaactGTTGATCGTGCTAAAACCAAATTCATAGCAGGCCGTATCATTCCAGCTATTGCTACGACTACCTCTTTGGTTACAGGTTTGGTTTTATTGGAACTATGCAAGGTTATTGATGCGAAGACAGATATCGAACAATACAAGAATGGGTTTGTTAATCTAGCATTACCATTCTTTGGGTTTTCTGAACCAATTGCATCAGCCAAAGGTAAATATAACGACAAGGAGTATGACAGAATTTGGGATAGATTTGATATCAACGGTAATCCAACCTTAagtgatattattaaatattttgaaactGAAGAAAGTTTAGAAATCAGTATGTTGTCTTATGGTGTGTCACTATTATATGCATCTTTTTTCCCACCAAAGAAGTTAAAGGAAAGAATGAACTTAACAATGAAAGAATTAGTAAAGTTGGTTACTAAGAAAGAAATTCCAAGCCATGTTAGCACAATGATTTTAGAAATCTGTGCTGATGATAAGGAAGGAGAAGATGTCGAAGTTCCCTACATTGTTGTCCATCTTTAG
- the SAC1 gene encoding phosphatidylinositol-3-phosphatase SAC1 (similar to Saccharomyces cerevisiae SAC1 (YKL212W); ancestral locus Anc_1.533) has translation MPGSILYARTSEGLLFKQNAQTIGSESTSKNNDAIIQLGAQDPTISLVNHHVWLADVINRNVQVHKVAALLGFIRLKLNKYAILADTVEETGTLGNHSIYKVVNFSIISAHSSPRIDSDESEYLKLLEMQLNNATLHFSYTYDLTNSLQRNESIKQKPTWRTADTRFFWNHYITTELQELSQQDPSVDYFIQPIIYGYTKIVQTSLYSTPITVGIITRRSIFRAGTRYFRRGIDSEGNVGNFNETEQVLVVSSQDSSSSHVFAFLETRGSVPVKWAEINNLKYKPKLVLAANPNLTPTEIHFNQQKKLYGTNYLINLVNQKGHELPVKEAYESAVASLNDPEVRYVYFDFHHECRKMQWHKVKLLIPQLEDKGLTNDDYFYKIIRNSDGMTEKIVKEQHSILRTNCMDCLDRTNVVQSVFANWIMQNQLETAGVLTEDESWESDKSLLSYLQNLWADNADAVSLSYSGTGALKTDYTRTGKRTRAGAFKDFVNSASRYYQNNLTDGPRQDSYDLILGNFKPHMDSVQSPFTDRRPMYIQFIPTIIYAALTVLLATIFFPKSYFTSRKNLSFFFGSLFILAVGLQFVMKNGLQYVHWPKLVHVDFLTVEQSHNKEQQFRGTKYSQSAAFTKPDTLKKD, from the coding sequence ATGCCTGGATCAATCTTATACGCAAGAACCTCTGAAGGTTTACTTTTCAAACAAAACGCTCAAACTATAGGTTCCGAATCAACttccaaaaataatgaCGCTATCATCCAACTGGGTGCTCAAGATCCAACCATTTCTCTTGTAAACCATCACGTTTGGTTAGCTGATGTCATTAATAGAAATGTACAAGTCCATAAAGTCGCAGCTTTATTAGGTTTCATTagattaaaattgaataaatatgcAATCTTGGCAGATACTGTAGAAGAAACCGGTACTTTAGGCAATCATTCCATCTATAAAGTTGTCAATTTCTCAATCATCTCAGCTCATTCCTCTCCAAGAATCGATTCTGATGAATctgaatatttgaaattattagaaatgcaattaaataatgctACTTTACATTTCTCTTATACTTATGATTTAACAAATTCTTTACAAAGAAATGAATCAATCAAGCAGAAACCTACTTGGAGAACAGCTGATACaagatttttttggaaTCATTATATTACTACTgaattacaagaattatCCCAACAAGACCCCTCTGTAGATTATTTCATTCAACCAATCATTTATGGTTATACAAAGATAGTCCAAACTTCTTTATATTCTACTCCAATCACAGTAGGTATTATCACTAGACGTAGTATATTTAGGGCAGGTACTAGATATTTCCGTCGTGGGATCGATTCCGAAGGTAATGTGGGCAATTTCAATGAAACTGAACAAGTCTTGGTAGTTTCCAGTCaagattcttcttcttctcaTGTATTCGCCTTCTTAGAAACAAGAGGTTCAGTTCCAGTTAAATGGGCcgaaattaataatttgaaatataaaccAAAATTAGTTTTAGCAGCAAATCCAAACTTAACTCCAACTGAAATTCATTTCAATcaacaaaagaaattatatggtaccaattatttaattaatttggTTAATCAAAAGGGTCACGAATTACCTGTTAAAGAAGCTTACGAAAGTGCAGTAGCAAGTTTAAATGACCCAGAGGTTCGTTATGTTTATTTCGATTTCCATCATGAATGTAGAAAAATGCAATGGCATAAagtcaaattattaatccCACAATTAGAAGATAAAGGTTTAACAAATGATGATTATTTCTACAAGATTATTAGAAATTCAGACGGTATGACTGAAAAAATTGTCAAAGAACAACATTCTATCTTAAGAACCAATTGTATGGATTGTTTAGATAGAACAAATGTGGTACAATCTGTTTTTGCTAATTGGATCATGCAAAATCAATTAGAAACCGCAGGTGTATTAACTGAAGATGAATCATGGGAATCTGATAAAAGTTTATTATCTTATTTACAAAACTTATGGGCAGATAATGCAGATGCTGTCAGTTTATCATATTCAGGTACCGGTGCTTTGAAAACAGATTATACTAGAACTGGTAAACGTACTCGTGCTGGTGCCTTTAAAGATTTCGTTAATTCTGCTTCTcgttattatcaaaataatttgactGATGGTCCAAGACAAGATTCTTATGATTTAATCTTGGGTAATTTCAAACCACATATGGATTCTGTTCAATCTCCTTTTACTGATAGAAGACCAATgtatattcaatttattcCAACTATTATTTATGCAGCATTAACTGTTTTATTAGCTACGATTTTCTTCCCAAAATCTTACTTCACAAGTCGTAAAAATTTAAGTTTCTTCTTTGGAtctttattcattttagcTGTAGGCTTGCAATTTGTTATGAAAAATGGGTTGCAATATGTTCATTGGCCAAAATTGGTTCATGTCGATTTCTTAACTGTTGAACAATCTCATAAtaaagaacaacaatttaGAGGTACTAAATACTCTCAAAGTGCTGCATTCACTAAGCCGGATACTCTAAAGAAggattaa
- the TRP3 gene encoding bifunctional anthranilate synthase/indole-3-glycerol-phosphate synthase (similar to Saccharomyces cerevisiae TRP3 (YKL211C); ancestral locus Anc_1.532): MPKKVVLIDNYDSFTWNVYQYLCEEGADVEVYRNDKITVEEVAALKPDTILISPGPGHPKTDSGISRDCIRFFTGKIPIFGVCMGQQCMFDVFGGDVSYAGEIVHGKTSPIYHDDKGIFKNVPQGVAVTRYHSLAGTRESLPDELEVSATTDGGIIMGIRHKKYTIEGVQFHPESILTEEGHLMIKNMLNINGGTWEENNKIVASKTSNSSKESIMNCIYAKRMEDVTAQSKIPGYTFEDLEANFKLGLAPPVLDFVKRLKGSNSRAAVIAEIKRASPSKGDFNVKVVAAKQGLEYAKAGAAAISILTEPHWFKGQLQDLINVRKILDINYASNPNDRPCLLRKEFVYCKYQILEARLAGADSVLLIVKMLTPTQLKELYDYSTIEMGIEPLVEVNSPEDMILAKSVGAKVIGVNNRDLHTFNVDLNTTSNLISSTPEGSLLITLSGILKPSDADKLKDEGVNGFLIGEALMKTDNIASFIKDICA, translated from the coding sequence ATGCCTAAGAAGGttgttttaattgataattacGATTCCTTCACTTGGAATGTTTACCAATATTTATGTGAAGAAGGTGCAGATGTTGAAGTTTATagaaatgataaaattacAGTAGAAGAAGTTGCAGCTTTGAAGCCAGATACTATCTTAATATCCCCTGGTCCAGGCCATCCAAAAACTGATTCTGGTATTTCTAGAGATTGCATTCGTTTTTTTACTGGTAAGATTCCTATATTTGGCGTTTGTATGGGTCAACAATGTATGTTTGATGTCTTTGGTGGTGATGTTAGTTATGCTGGTGAAATTGTTCATGGTAAGACTAGCCCTATTTACCACGATGACAAGGgtatattcaaaaatgtTCCACAAGGTGTTGCTGTTACAAGATATCATTCATTGGCTGGTACACGTGAATCCTTACCAGATGAATTAGAAGTGTCTGCCACTACTGATGGTGGGATTATTATGGGTATTAGGCATAAGAAATATACTATCGAAGGTGTTCAATTTCATCCTGAATCTATCCTGACTGAAGAAGGtcatttaatgataaaaaatatgctTAATATTAATGGTGGTACCTGGGAAGAAAATAACAAGATTGTTGCATCCAAAACTAGTAACTCTTCAAAGGAATCTATTATGAATTGTATATATGCTAAGCGTATGGAAGATGTTACAGCTCAATCCAAAATACCCGGTTATACttttgaagatttagaagccaatttcaaattagGTTTGGCACCTCCAGTTTTAGATTTTgttaaaagattaaaagGTTCCAATAGTCGTGCAGCTGTTATTGCAGAGATAAAGCGTGCTTCGCCATCTAAAGGTGATTTCAACGTTAAAGTTGTTGCCGCTAAGCAAGGTTTAGAATATGCTAAAGCTGGGGCTGCTGCTATATCGATCTTAACTGAGCCACACTGGTTCAAAGGTCAATTACAGGATTTAATAAATGTACGGAAGATTCTTGATATTAATTATGCTTCAAATCCTAATGATAGACCATGCTtattaagaaaagaatTTGTCTATTGTAAATACCAAATTCTAGAAGCAAGATTAGCAGGTGCTGATTCTGTTTTACTAATTGTTAAAATGTTAACTCCTAcacaattaaaagaattatatgATTATTCAACAATTGAAATGGGTATTGAACCATTAGTTGAAGTAAATTCTCCAGAAGATATGATTTTAGCTAAATCTGTAGGAGCCAAAGTGATTGGTGTGAATAATAGAGATTTACACACTTTTAACGTTGATTTGAACACCACAagtaatttaatatcttccACACCAGAAGgttctttattaattacCTTATCAGGCATTCTAAAACCTTCTGATgctgataaattaaaagatgaagGTGTCAATGGATTTTTAATTGGTGAAGCGTTGATGAAGACAGACAATATTGcttcatttattaaagatatttgtGCTTAA